The Bradyrhizobium sp. WBAH42 genome includes a window with the following:
- a CDS encoding cytochrome P450, which yields MNADAKALAASFDLEKLTPEFYDNPYPTYRALRENEPVKRLRSGTVFLTRYDDLVTTYKNTKSFSSDKKREFAPKYGDTPLYEHHTTSLVFNDPPSHTRVRRLIMGALSPRAIASMEGDLIKLVDGLLDAIAAKGACELIEDFAASIPIEVIGNLLDVPHEERGPLRDWSLAILGALEPVVSTEAAARGNKAVADFLGYLQTLVAHRRAKPGNPERDVLTRLIQGEENGERLTEKELLHNCIFLLNAGHETTTNLIGNGLVALDRDPDQRQRLIENPDMIKTAVEEILRYESSNQLGNRMTTERVELGGVMLDAGTSVTLCIGAANRDPAQFPDPERFDIARTPNRHLAFATGAHQCAGMALARLEGAIAISRFLARFPNYAVSGQPVRGGRVRFRGFLSVPCALR from the coding sequence ATGAACGCAGATGCGAAGGCGCTGGCGGCAAGCTTCGACCTCGAGAAGCTGACGCCGGAGTTCTACGACAACCCCTATCCGACCTATCGTGCACTGCGGGAGAACGAGCCGGTCAAGCGCCTGCGCAGCGGCACCGTGTTCCTGACCCGCTACGATGATCTCGTCACCACCTACAAGAACACGAAATCGTTCAGCTCGGACAAGAAGCGCGAGTTCGCGCCGAAATACGGCGACACTCCGCTCTACGAGCACCACACCACCAGCCTCGTCTTCAACGACCCGCCCTCCCACACCCGCGTGCGCCGCCTGATCATGGGCGCACTGTCGCCGCGCGCGATCGCGAGCATGGAAGGGGACCTCATCAAGCTCGTCGACGGCCTGCTCGATGCCATTGCCGCCAAGGGCGCTTGCGAACTGATCGAGGACTTTGCCGCGTCCATTCCCATCGAGGTGATCGGCAATCTGCTCGACGTGCCTCACGAGGAGCGCGGCCCGCTGCGCGACTGGTCGCTGGCGATCCTGGGTGCGCTCGAACCGGTGGTATCGACCGAGGCTGCCGCGCGCGGCAACAAGGCGGTGGCGGACTTCCTCGGCTATCTGCAGACGCTGGTCGCGCACCGGCGCGCAAAGCCCGGCAATCCCGAGCGCGACGTGCTGACGCGCCTGATCCAGGGCGAGGAGAACGGCGAGCGGCTGACCGAGAAGGAGCTGCTGCACAATTGCATCTTCCTGCTCAATGCCGGCCACGAGACCACCACCAATCTGATCGGCAACGGCCTTGTGGCGCTCGACCGTGATCCCGACCAGAGGCAGCGCCTGATCGAGAACCCCGACATGATCAAGACCGCGGTCGAGGAAATACTGCGCTACGAGAGCTCCAACCAGCTCGGCAACCGCATGACCACCGAGAGGGTCGAGCTCGGCGGCGTCATGCTCGACGCCGGCACGTCGGTGACGCTGTGCATTGGCGCGGCGAACCGCGACCCTGCGCAGTTTCCGGACCCTGAGCGTTTCGACATCGCGCGCACGCCGAACCGGCACCTCGCCTTCGCCACTGGCGCGCATCAATGCGCCGGCATGGCGCTGGCGCGGCTCGAAGGGGCGATTGCGATCTCGCGCTTCCTGGCGCGCTTCCCGAACTATGCCGTGAGCGGCCAGCCGGTACGCGGCGGACGGGTGCGGTTCCGCGGCTTCCTGAGCGTGCCTTGCGCGCTTCGCTGA
- a CDS encoding phosphonopyruvate decarboxylase, with amino-acid sequence MHARADAADTAPNWPDDIFATLQRFDVRQVPYVPDAGHSRLIQRVLDSSTMRGIALTTEEEGVALLAGAWAGGQRGVLLMQSSGVGNCINMLSLIPILRFPFLTLVTMRGEWGEFNPWQVPMGSTTQGVFELSGVKVLRASHAAEVPAVLEAAAAQAYNALTPTAVLLSQRLIGAKVFTK; translated from the coding sequence ATGCACGCACGCGCTGACGCTGCCGACACGGCCCCGAATTGGCCCGACGATATTTTCGCGACCTTGCAGCGCTTCGACGTCCGGCAGGTGCCTTACGTGCCTGACGCCGGTCATTCCAGGCTGATCCAGCGCGTGCTGGACTCCTCCACCATGCGCGGCATTGCGCTGACGACGGAGGAGGAGGGCGTGGCGCTGCTCGCCGGCGCCTGGGCGGGTGGACAGCGCGGCGTGCTGCTGATGCAGTCGAGCGGCGTCGGCAATTGCATCAACATGCTGTCGCTGATCCCGATCCTGCGCTTTCCGTTCCTGACGCTTGTGACCATGCGCGGCGAGTGGGGCGAGTTCAATCCATGGCAGGTGCCGATGGGCTCGACCACGCAAGGCGTGTTCGAGCTCTCCGGCGTCAAGGTGCTGCGCGCCTCGCACGCAGCCGAGGTGCCGGCCGTGTTAGAGGCCGCCGCAGCCCAGGCCTACAACGCGCTGACCCCCACCGCTGTCCTTCTGTCGCAGCGCCTGATCGGCGCCAAGGTTTTCACCAAATGA
- the rocD gene encoding ornithine--oxo-acid transaminase gives MSASVIDFVATEARFGAHNYEPIGVVLARGEGVWVWDTEGNRYLDCLSAYSAVSQGHCHPKILAAMVEQAHRLTLTSRAFHNDQLALFYEEVAALTGSHKVLPMNSGAEAVESAIKSVRKWGYEVKGVPDGQAEIIVCANNFHGRTLGIVGFSTDPETRAHFGPFAPGFKIIPFGDAAALRDAITPNTVAFLVEPIQGEAGVIIPPPGYFTEVRELCTANNVMLVLDEIQTGLGRTGKLLAEQHEGIEADVTLLGKALSGGFYPVSAVLSNNEVLGTLRPGQHGSTFGGNPLACAVARAAMRVLVEEGMIENAALQGARFLEGLKAIRANTIREVRGRGLMLAVELHPEAGRARRYCETLQGKGILAKDTHEQTIRIAPPLVITSDQVDWALERLATTLTQDFS, from the coding sequence ATGAGCGCGTCGGTCATTGATTTCGTTGCGACGGAAGCACGCTTTGGCGCCCACAATTACGAGCCGATCGGGGTCGTCCTTGCGCGCGGCGAAGGTGTCTGGGTCTGGGATACCGAAGGCAACCGGTACCTCGATTGCCTGTCCGCCTATTCGGCGGTCAGCCAGGGCCACTGCCACCCCAAGATCCTGGCCGCGATGGTCGAACAGGCGCACAGGCTGACGCTCACCTCGCGCGCCTTCCACAACGACCAGCTCGCCTTGTTCTATGAGGAGGTCGCGGCGCTCACCGGCTCCCACAAGGTGCTGCCGATGAACAGCGGCGCGGAGGCCGTCGAAAGCGCGATCAAGTCGGTCCGCAAATGGGGCTACGAGGTGAAGGGCGTGCCGGACGGCCAGGCCGAGATCATCGTCTGCGCCAACAATTTCCACGGACGCACGCTGGGCATCGTCGGCTTTTCGACCGATCCCGAGACACGCGCCCATTTCGGGCCGTTCGCGCCGGGCTTCAAGATCATCCCGTTCGGCGACGCCGCAGCGCTGCGGGACGCAATCACGCCGAACACCGTCGCCTTTCTGGTCGAGCCGATCCAGGGCGAAGCCGGTGTCATCATTCCCCCGCCCGGCTATTTCACTGAGGTCCGGGAGCTCTGCACCGCCAACAACGTGATGCTGGTGCTCGACGAGATCCAGACCGGGCTCGGCCGCACCGGCAAGCTGCTCGCCGAACAGCACGAGGGTATAGAAGCAGACGTGACGCTGCTCGGCAAAGCCCTGTCCGGCGGCTTCTATCCGGTCTCGGCCGTGCTCTCGAACAACGAAGTGCTCGGGACATTGAGGCCCGGGCAGCACGGCTCGACCTTCGGAGGCAACCCACTTGCCTGCGCGGTGGCACGCGCGGCGATGCGCGTGCTGGTCGAGGAAGGCATGATCGAGAACGCGGCCCTGCAGGGCGCGCGCTTTCTGGAAGGCCTGAAAGCCATCCGCGCCAATACGATCCGCGAGGTGCGCGGGCGCGGCTTGATGCTGGCGGTCGAGCTGCATCCCGAGGCCGGCCGCGCTCGCCGCTACTGCGAGACGCTCCAGGGCAAGGGCATCCTCGCCAAGGATACCCATGAGCAAACGATCCGCATTGCTCCGCCACTGGTGATCACCAGCGACCAGGTCGACTGGGCGCTTGAGCGGCTCGCGACCACCCTGACGCAGGATTTCTCCTGA
- a CDS encoding TetR/AcrR family transcriptional regulator: MSSLRMTSDLRRQLILGAAKRCFARHGYTGTTTKSVAAAAAISEALLFKHFPSKAALYAEILSDECEADPALMELLEREPSTATLVEVIRGMVEHFLQIADGPDQEEAQRLRLMATSHLDDGEFARLLYAKIETLIGAVFVASLERAVASGDARPCAGDPLNLFWFAHHAVMTAALTRLPATPCLAYGRATDLERQLCEFLLRGIGLNDAAIASHLGRNQAADANQAAIAESA; encoded by the coding sequence ATGAGCTCATTGCGTATGACCAGCGACCTGAGGCGTCAATTGATCCTCGGCGCCGCAAAGCGCTGCTTTGCCCGACACGGCTACACCGGCACCACGACGAAGAGCGTGGCGGCCGCGGCTGCCATTTCCGAGGCGCTGCTGTTCAAGCATTTCCCGTCCAAGGCGGCGCTCTATGCCGAGATCCTCAGCGACGAATGCGAGGCGGATCCCGCTCTGATGGAGCTGCTCGAACGGGAGCCCTCAACCGCCACGCTGGTCGAAGTGATCCGCGGGATGGTCGAACACTTCCTCCAGATCGCCGACGGTCCCGATCAGGAAGAGGCCCAGCGCCTGCGGCTGATGGCCACGAGCCATTTGGATGATGGCGAATTCGCCCGCTTGCTCTATGCCAAGATCGAGACGCTGATCGGCGCTGTCTTCGTCGCCTCGCTCGAGCGTGCGGTTGCGAGCGGTGACGCGCGGCCCTGCGCTGGCGATCCGCTCAACCTGTTCTGGTTTGCGCATCATGCTGTGATGACCGCGGCGCTGACCAGGCTGCCGGCCACGCCCTGTCTTGCTTACGGCAGGGCGACCGACCTGGAGCGGCAGCTCTGTGAGTTTCTCCTGAGGGGTATCGGACTTAACGACGCCGCAATTGCTTCGCATCTGGGCCGCAATCAGGCCGCGGATGCGAACCAGGCGGCGATTGCAGAAAGTGCATGA
- a CDS encoding thiamine pyrophosphate-dependent enzyme: MSKANLLDRRQVVSTLLANRKDVVAIGGLGASTNDMCAAGDHARNFYLWGGMGGAAMIGLGLALAQPKLPVLVITGDGEMLMGMGSLATIGLQKPANLSIAVLDNEAYGETGGQTSHTSAAADLVGIARACGINDSRAVTTMAEVEAFAKAVHDVSAGPRFANVKIDSANLERILPIRDGTYIVNRIRADLGFRPI; encoded by the coding sequence ATGAGCAAGGCCAATCTCCTCGACCGTCGCCAGGTCGTCTCCACGCTGCTGGCGAACCGCAAGGACGTCGTCGCGATCGGCGGTCTCGGGGCCTCAACCAACGACATGTGCGCCGCCGGCGACCATGCCCGCAACTTTTACCTCTGGGGCGGCATGGGCGGCGCCGCGATGATCGGGCTGGGTCTGGCGCTGGCGCAGCCGAAGCTGCCCGTGCTGGTCATCACCGGCGACGGCGAGATGCTGATGGGAATGGGCAGCCTCGCCACAATCGGCCTGCAGAAGCCGGCCAACCTCTCGATCGCAGTGCTCGACAACGAGGCCTATGGCGAGACCGGCGGCCAGACCAGCCACACCTCCGCGGCCGCCGACCTCGTCGGCATCGCCAGGGCTTGCGGCATTAACGACAGCCGGGCTGTCACGACCATGGCCGAAGTCGAAGCCTTCGCCAAAGCCGTCCACGACGTCTCTGCCGGGCCGCGATTTGCCAACGTGAAGATCGACAGCGCCAATCTGGAGCGGATTCTGCCGATCCGGGACGGGACCTACATCGTCAACCGGATCCGCGCTGACCTCGGCTTCCGGCCGATCTAG
- a CDS encoding MexW/MexI family multidrug efflux RND transporter permease subunit, which produces MAFTDIFIKRPVLSVVVSLLILLIGLRAAMVLPIRQYPKLSNTVINITTVYPGASADLIQGFITTPIEQAVASAEGVDYITSSSVLGTSTIQVYIKLNFDPNQALTEVLAKTNSVKYLIPKESNDPIVTKTTGQTTAVMYLGFSSEELSGSAISDYLTRVVQPVLSTVDGVASADILGGQTFAMRLWLDPVKMAGRNVSASDVATAIAANNFQSAAGQTKGYLIVSNISTNTDLTNVDQFKRMIVKAKDGGFVRMEDIATVELAAQSTNASVAFNGEHAIFIGVQATPQGNPLTLVKGVRALFPELERNLPPSMKMKVAYDSTKFIQSSIEEVEKTLGEAVIIVIVVIFLFLASLRSVIIPVVTIPLSMIGVCTLMLALGFSFNLLTLLAMVLAIGLVVDDAIVVVENIHRHLEEGKTPVQASLQGAREIVGPVISMTITLAAVYAPIGFLGGLTGSLFREFAFTLAGSVIVSGVIALTLSPMMCSVLLKNTEEGRFAKLVNNVFGAMTRWYGRKLDRSLDYKAITGLFAITILGLVGFLYMHTSKELAPEEDQGIVFAVTKAPKYANIDYLDFYGDKLDKEFEKFPETDLRFVLNGINGPQGGIAGMLLKPWDERKRSSIKLKPLVQAELSKIEGVQAFAFNLPPLPGGPGGLPVQMVINSTAGFQAVYEQMEKLKDAARKSGMFIVSDSDLAYNQPNVEVTIDRTKAQDLGVNMQNLGSTLAVLLGGNYINRFNLEGRSYQVIPQVPRVNRLSPEALGGYYVTTNTGQQLPLSTVVSIRTKTDPNSLTHYNQLNSATFSAVPMPGVTIGAAVDFLEGEAKKLPQGFSHDYLADSRQYVQEGNQLAITFCFALIIIFLVLAAQFESLRDPLVIMISVPMAIVGALIPLFFGAATMNIYTQVGLLTLVGLITKHGILMVEFANELQVNERLDRRSAIEMSARIRLRPILMTTAAMVTGLIPLLTATGAGAASRFSIGLVVVAGMSIGTLFTLFVLPAVYVVLATDHRAAADSERNKQVNELDLDAKVLRPT; this is translated from the coding sequence ATGGCCTTTACCGATATTTTCATCAAACGACCGGTTCTGTCGGTTGTCGTCAGCCTGCTGATCCTGCTGATCGGCCTGCGCGCGGCGATGGTGCTGCCGATCCGGCAATATCCGAAGCTGTCGAACACGGTCATCAACATCACGACCGTCTATCCCGGCGCGTCCGCAGATCTGATCCAGGGCTTCATCACGACGCCGATCGAGCAGGCGGTCGCCTCCGCCGAGGGCGTCGACTACATCACCTCGTCCTCGGTGCTCGGCACCTCTACGATCCAGGTCTACATCAAGCTGAATTTCGATCCGAACCAGGCGCTCACCGAGGTGCTGGCGAAGACCAATTCGGTGAAGTACCTGATCCCGAAGGAATCCAACGACCCGATCGTCACCAAGACCACGGGCCAGACCACGGCCGTGATGTATCTCGGCTTCTCGTCCGAGGAACTGTCGGGTTCGGCGATATCGGACTACCTCACGCGCGTGGTGCAGCCGGTGCTTTCCACCGTCGACGGCGTCGCGTCGGCTGACATTCTCGGCGGCCAGACCTTCGCCATGCGGCTCTGGCTCGATCCTGTGAAGATGGCCGGCCGCAATGTGTCGGCTTCCGACGTTGCGACGGCGATCGCCGCCAACAACTTCCAATCCGCGGCGGGCCAGACCAAGGGCTATCTGATCGTCTCGAATATCTCGACGAACACGGACCTGACCAACGTCGATCAATTCAAGAGAATGATCGTCAAGGCGAAGGACGGCGGCTTCGTGCGGATGGAGGACATCGCCACCGTCGAGCTTGCCGCCCAGAGCACGAACGCCAGCGTCGCCTTCAACGGAGAGCACGCGATCTTCATCGGCGTTCAGGCGACGCCGCAGGGCAACCCGCTGACTCTCGTGAAGGGCGTGCGCGCGCTGTTCCCCGAGCTCGAACGCAACCTGCCGCCGTCGATGAAGATGAAGGTCGCCTACGACTCGACCAAGTTCATTCAGTCCTCGATCGAGGAGGTGGAGAAGACGCTGGGCGAAGCCGTGATCATCGTGATCGTGGTGATCTTCCTGTTCCTGGCCTCGCTGCGTTCGGTCATCATTCCCGTCGTCACCATCCCTCTGTCGATGATCGGCGTCTGCACCTTGATGCTGGCGCTGGGGTTCAGCTTCAATCTCCTGACCCTGCTCGCAATGGTGCTGGCGATCGGCCTCGTCGTCGACGACGCCATCGTGGTAGTGGAGAACATCCACCGCCACCTGGAGGAGGGCAAGACGCCGGTCCAGGCCTCGCTGCAAGGCGCGCGCGAGATCGTTGGGCCCGTCATCTCGATGACGATCACGCTCGCGGCCGTGTACGCGCCGATCGGTTTCCTTGGCGGCCTCACCGGTTCGCTGTTCCGCGAATTCGCCTTCACGCTGGCAGGCTCGGTGATCGTGTCGGGCGTGATCGCGCTTACGTTGTCGCCGATGATGTGCTCGGTGCTGCTGAAGAACACCGAAGAAGGCCGCTTCGCCAAGCTCGTGAACAACGTGTTCGGCGCGATGACGCGCTGGTATGGGCGCAAGCTCGACCGCTCGCTGGACTACAAGGCCATCACTGGCCTGTTCGCGATCACGATCCTCGGGCTCGTCGGCTTCCTCTACATGCACACCTCGAAGGAGCTGGCTCCGGAGGAGGATCAGGGCATCGTCTTCGCGGTGACCAAGGCGCCGAAATACGCCAACATCGATTATCTCGATTTCTACGGCGACAAGCTCGACAAGGAATTCGAAAAATTTCCGGAGACCGATCTGCGCTTCGTCCTGAACGGCATCAACGGCCCGCAAGGCGGCATCGCCGGCATGTTGCTCAAACCCTGGGACGAGCGAAAACGCTCGTCAATCAAGTTGAAGCCGCTGGTGCAGGCCGAACTCTCCAAGATCGAGGGCGTGCAGGCATTCGCATTCAACCTGCCGCCGCTGCCGGGCGGACCTGGCGGCCTGCCGGTGCAGATGGTGATCAACTCCACCGCTGGATTCCAGGCGGTCTATGAGCAGATGGAAAAGCTGAAGGACGCCGCGCGCAAGAGCGGCATGTTCATCGTCTCCGACAGCGACCTGGCCTATAACCAGCCGAACGTTGAGGTCACGATCGACCGCACCAAGGCGCAGGACCTCGGCGTCAACATGCAGAACCTCGGCTCTACGCTCGCGGTCCTGCTGGGCGGCAACTACATCAACCGCTTCAATCTCGAGGGTCGCTCATATCAGGTCATTCCGCAGGTGCCGCGCGTCAATCGGCTCTCGCCGGAAGCCCTCGGCGGCTATTACGTGACCACGAACACCGGCCAGCAGCTTCCGCTGTCGACCGTGGTCTCGATCAGGACCAAGACCGACCCGAATTCGCTGACGCACTACAATCAGCTCAATTCGGCGACGTTCTCGGCCGTGCCGATGCCCGGCGTGACCATCGGCGCTGCGGTCGATTTCCTCGAAGGCGAGGCCAAGAAGCTGCCGCAGGGCTTCAGCCACGACTATCTTGCCGATAGCAGGCAATATGTTCAGGAGGGCAATCAGCTTGCGATCACTTTCTGCTTCGCGCTGATCATCATCTTCCTGGTGCTGGCAGCGCAGTTCGAGAGCTTGCGCGACCCGTTGGTCATCATGATCTCGGTGCCGATGGCGATCGTCGGTGCTCTGATCCCGCTGTTCTTCGGCGCGGCGACCATGAACATCTACACCCAGGTCGGTCTGCTCACCCTGGTCGGCCTGATCACCAAGCACGGCATCCTGATGGTGGAGTTCGCCAACGAGCTCCAGGTCAACGAGCGGCTCGACCGCCGCTCGGCCATCGAGATGTCGGCCCGCATCCGCCTGCGGCCGATCCTGATGACCACGGCGGCGATGGTGACCGGCCTGATCCCGCTGCTGACCGCGACGGGCGCGGGCGCGGCCAGCCGCTTCTCGATCGGCCTCGTGGTCGTCGCCGGCATGTCGATCGGCACGCTGTTCACGCTGTTCGTGCTGCCGGCGGTCTATGTGGTGCTGGCGACCGACCATCGCGCGGCGGCCGATTCCGAGCGGAACAAGCAGGTCAACGAGCTCGACCTCGATGCAAAGGTGCTGCGGCCGACCTGA
- a CDS encoding efflux RND transporter periplasmic adaptor subunit encodes MNIVAENKISGQPIDNKAPKRPVRPVRWFIIVGTLLAVLVGGLVWFNSFRGQMIKQFFANNKPPPTPVSAAEAKSEVVPNLLTAVGSLVAVHQVDVSADVNGRVTEIKFEPGTRVEAGTPLVQLFDAPEQGDLANYKAQATVAQLSLDRAKQLASRQFGPQATVDTAQAAYDQAQAGIAKTEALISQKLVRAPFAGDLGMRKVEVGQYLTAGTAIVSLTDLSELWANFTVTEKDSGSLKVGQTVRLKVDAYPGRTFQGKITTIEPQIATDTRNIRVQATIANPEKILKPGMFVTTTVVLPEKPAVITVPETAVDYTLYGDSVFVITEKKEEDGKTSLSAVRTFVQTGNRVEGRTEIVKGVKAGDKVVAVGQLKLQSGAPVSISTDPAPPIPAQPPRY; translated from the coding sequence ATGAACATCGTGGCCGAAAACAAGATTTCGGGGCAACCGATCGACAACAAGGCTCCCAAGCGTCCGGTCCGGCCGGTACGCTGGTTCATCATCGTCGGCACGCTTCTGGCCGTGCTCGTCGGTGGGCTCGTCTGGTTCAATTCCTTCCGCGGCCAGATGATCAAGCAGTTCTTCGCCAACAACAAGCCGCCGCCGACCCCGGTCAGCGCGGCCGAGGCGAAGTCCGAGGTGGTGCCGAACCTGCTCACCGCGGTCGGCAGCCTCGTCGCCGTGCACCAGGTCGACGTCAGCGCCGACGTCAACGGGCGCGTCACCGAGATCAAGTTCGAGCCGGGCACGCGTGTCGAGGCCGGCACGCCGCTGGTGCAGCTGTTCGACGCGCCGGAGCAGGGCGATCTCGCCAATTACAAGGCGCAGGCGACCGTCGCGCAGCTGTCGCTTGATCGCGCCAAGCAGCTGGCCTCGCGCCAGTTCGGTCCGCAGGCGACCGTCGATACCGCGCAGGCTGCTTACGACCAGGCGCAGGCGGGCATCGCCAAGACCGAAGCGTTGATCTCGCAGAAGCTGGTGCGCGCGCCGTTCGCCGGCGATCTCGGTATGCGTAAGGTCGAGGTCGGTCAGTATCTCACCGCCGGCACCGCGATCGTGTCGCTGACCGATCTGTCGGAGCTGTGGGCCAACTTCACGGTGACGGAAAAGGATTCCGGCAGCCTCAAGGTCGGCCAGACCGTCCGCCTGAAGGTCGACGCCTATCCCGGCCGCACCTTCCAGGGCAAGATCACCACGATCGAGCCGCAGATCGCCACAGATACCCGCAACATCCGGGTGCAGGCGACGATCGCCAATCCGGAGAAGATCCTGAAGCCCGGCATGTTCGTGACCACGACGGTGGTTTTGCCGGAAAAGCCGGCCGTGATCACGGTGCCTGAAACGGCGGTCGATTACACGCTGTACGGCGACTCGGTGTTCGTGATCACCGAAAAGAAGGAAGAGGACGGCAAGACCAGCCTGTCGGCGGTGCGCACCTTCGTGCAGACCGGCAACCGGGTCGAGGGTCGGACCGAAATCGTCAAGGGCGTGAAGGCAGGCGACAAGGTCGTCGCCGTCGGCCAGCTCAAGCTGCAATCGGGCGCGCCGGTGTCGATCTCGACTGATCCGGCCCCCCCGATCCCGGCGCAGCCGCCGCGCTACTGA